The window AAGACTACAAATAAAGTAATTGTAGCTTTGTTTTGTTTGGAGTTTTAGTGTTGTGGACAACGATTTTCACCATTGAGGTTACCAGTGTACCAAACATGGGTATAAATTTGTTTACTGGACCAATCAAGGGCTATAAACTTGTGTATTAGCATGATTAGCATATGACTAAAAACTAAGAAGCTAATTGTTTTGTTGGCAATGTGAATATTTCTACACTAGTTCGTACTGTGTGGTACAGCCTATTTCATTGTGACTTAACTTCATTGCGGAATATAATATTTCCCTTGTTGAATTCCCGAACTGGTTTTGTCAACAGAGGCTTGCCCTTTTTGCAGGAGGGTTAGAGAGGCTTTGACTGAGCTCGATCTTTCTGTAGAGGTGAGTAACATGTATCAATTCAACCGGTAATCATAGTGGTTATTCCTTGTTGATGCTTAATTGGTATTTGGATTTTCAAATGTCAAGTGTAAACGCACATTTGCAGGTATATCCTTGTCCAAAAGGTTCGGTAAGACATAGAGAAATGGTTAAAAGATTCGGTGGCAAAGAGCTGTATGTAATTCTCAATTCTTTAATCTTTATACCATCTAGAAAGAATTTGTTGTCTTTCTGATAATATTTTCTGAAAGTTGAATCAAGTCTAATTGGAGCTAAGTTTGTATTGAGGTCAGGTTATTATATATGTATCTCAAATTGGAACTAACAGATGATAACTGAGAGCATATTTAACACAACTAAATCCACCAAATAtgacaatattattattttgtttaactttAATATGCTTGTATCATGCATTTTCTTGCCTAAAAGGTCGTTATTATGGCTACTACTAACTTTTGTTGAGTGCCTCTTCATCTCCTTTGTAACCAGAATTGTGAATATTCTTGTGCAGGTTTCCTTTTCTCATTGATCCAAATACTGGTATTTCAATGTATGAAAGTGGTAAGTTATTAACTTTGTTTGTTTCACATGGATTCCACTCCATCTCTTTGTATCCTGGTCTCTTTctgtctatctctctctctgtctctctctctctctctctcacacacacacacagagacagaTTGCACTCCATGTATGAAAGTGGTAGCCAATTGTAAAGCTGTTTCATCTGAATGTTCTGTACTATAGGTAAATAAAACATCTCCCAACTTCCTTGCCTCAACCAATAGGTTTTATGAGCAACGTCATCATACTTCGTAATGCTTGGTTTCTATCTTCTTAGACAAGCTATTTGCTTCTACATTTTCTTTTCACCTACATTCTTTTCTTCTCTGTTTTGACATGGTATAGAATCAATAATTAGTCCTATCGTTGGGGAAGTATCAGCAAGTGCTTACATCAATACATCTACATTGAGCGTAGCTAAATGTTGTCATTGAGAGCGTTTTTCTGCACTGTGTTTGAAATTTAACTAAGTCTGCATAGAGTTTAACGCTCAATAATGTACATTGAACTTGTAACATTATGCTGATTGATGTTTATCTTACGTTGTTTGAAATTATTTTATCAAGGTTGTATAATTTACAACCTTATTGCTTTTGATTACAGGTGAAATTGTGAAATACCTATTCCAGCAATATGGTAAAGACAGAAAGCCTTCAGTGGGGCTTTTGGAAAGGTATTGAACCTTGGCTCTCTCTGGCTCTCtctggctctctctctctctctctctctctctctctcatattaaATATTGCTCCCTGTAGCACATTATTCACGGGATGGATGCCAACAATTCTGCGAGCAGGCAGAGGATTGACATTGTGGGAAAAGGCGAGCCCAGACCCACCACCCAAAAAGCTGGAACTTTACTCATACGAAAACAATCCGGTGAGACAATGGTCTTTCATTGAATCGTTTCCAATATACCATGATGTAGGCATCCGCATGTgttttcatatttctttttgCCTGTCGCCACAATTTGGGCTTCAATCCTCTCTTCTTTTCTCCCTATCATTTACCGgtttgtttaaatttatttctagTTTGCACATAAAATGGTCATTTTAATCTGTTTTACTGAGCTCTAACGGCCTAAATTCGAGGGAGAGGAGAGAAAATGACAGTCTTataagaaagaagggagaaAATGACAAACACAAATCACAATCTGCTTTAATTTGAGACTTGGCCTTCATTTGGCTAAATTAGGAGGTGATTGTCCTAAGATTTATGTAGTCGTAGTTGTCCATAAATGCTGATGGAATTTCCAAGTGCTAtcagtaaaaacaattttcagcGTGACATTGTAGATTCACAGTTGAGGCCAAATTCCAGGGTCATTTGACAATTATTTTCTGTATTTTATGCTGGAAGTAGTTTGCAGATAAATCCTTCAATGACTTGTGGCATTTCATGTGATTTGTAATATCTTTCTCTTCCCCCTCACACACACGCCTTCCGTTTCCTTTGTTTCCAGTATGCACGAATTGTGCGTGAGGCActttgtgaattggaacttCCTTACATCCTTCAAAACGTGGGAGAAGGGTCCCTGCGGTCGAAGTTACTTGAGGCATCTGGATCCAAAGAGGTTAGCATTTGAGAACATCTATCCCTCAGATGATTTTTCTTAGCGTACGTGCTAATCTCCTGTTGAGAACCCTAAGGATGACTGCGAAAACTGTCTTTGTTATAGGTTCCTTACCTGATTGATCCTAACACCAGTACTCATGTCGGTGACTACAAGAAGATTCTGTCGTACTTGTTCCAGACATATTCAGCAGCCACTCTTGTATAGTTAGAAAATTTAGTTGCACTCAGAAGCTGAGATGAATCTGATCGCCCTCTAATCAGCTCGGGCCTTGTTTAAGTACATATCTGTATACCTCAAATGATTGATTCTCGTTCATTCATATGGTACACGGTTTTTTATTCTCATCATGCATTGATCTGCTACTCATTGTTAAAACCTAGATCTGTCCGAAATTGAGGGCAagcttttccttcttctttagAATGGCTGTTCACTCTGTCTCAAGACTCAAAAATTCGGTCCGATACATCATTAAACCGTGCCCGATTGAGCTGCCAGATGGTCGGACTAATGTGGCACCCTTGTCCGTCCCTTCGTGCCATAAGGGAGTTTGTCTTTGACATCGAATCACATCATCATGGTTCATGGATGTCGCACTTTGGCATTTCTGTTGTTCTCTTTGTTCCTCCTGGATGTGTGTTTTGCTTTGTCCAATGTAATGTTGTATAGTCTCGCATTTCCcccattttacttttcattttgGCCATAAAAGTAATCTAGCGAATTAAAATATGACACGTCATTAGTATATactctagttttattttttatttcattcatcgATGATTTTTCTGACAAATGACAAGATAAGTTATACCAAATTCATCTAAACTACATGAAGGACGGTTGAAACTTGGGTAACCCACGTCCGCTTCTAAAATGACGTTAAGTACATTGATCTTGCTTCGAATATATGGTTTCAAATGATCCTTTATTTCCTGCACAAGAGAAGGAGCTACAACCTAAGAACTAGAACTTATTGAACATCTTGGGAGTGAGAGATTGGGATAACAGAAAAAGTGACGCTTTCGAATACTGATTCGAAAGTGACGCTTGTATAAATTTCACATTGCCACTGGTTCATCAATATGgtataattgtaaaaaaaaaacaggcgCGCACGCGTGTGCAGACGCCCTATGTCTATAAGATTACAAAACTGAAATGCGCGTAACGAATTCACATgaaggcagcagcagcagcagcttcaGCAGCAACATGATAACATCTACTCTCAACGAATTTCTGTCTGAACTGCTCAAAATTACCGGACTTAATCGCTTCCCTTATAGAACGGAAAAATCCTAGATAATGGTGGGTATTATGTCTGCACAATCAAAGGACAatctgatgatgatgatgatgatgatgatgatgacgacaGTAATGATCACAGCTACGACGATAACAGTAGTGATGCAAGTAATAATGATATTGAATGGATGCAAAACAGCACATACATTTCTAGTAGAGTCTGAGCCAGCATTTCGCGAACATTGAGCAGGTGATTGATGTAAGCTTTTGTATGATTCTTGCACGTGTAGCAGTTACAATTTGCAACAATGGGTGACAGATCTTTCCTGaaagagtttaaaaaaaaataaatcaaggATCTCGTAGGGAAATATCATGTTAAGAGTTACAGCACTAATTATTTTTGGATCCGTTTGGCAATAAATGATAAACTAAATATGGTAACATTTCAAGAAATTTAAAACGTAAACGCAAAGACGCCCTTCATGACAATGTCATGCAAAAACTTCTAAAGCCCCAAGCGAGTCCACAGGTTACAGTGTTCTAGTTCTTTACTTTTATATTATCAAATTTCGTTTTGCATTTTCTTTTATGTTGCTTTAATATACTTTGCACTGAAAGTTTATCCTAAATCACTCGTCAATCGACATGCCACCTTTATGTCAAACTTGATATCTACTACTTCAAATTACAAAGGGGATACATTGAACAAACTCATGAACACTGTTAGTGGTACAAGTAGAAATAGACGTCATTAGTTACCTGTAAGCTGTTCCTCTCAGATTAATCTTTGTCTGGTCACTTCCAATATTAGTCAACTCAATATCAGATGCTTTCATCTCAACTCCATCAAGAGGAAACGTAAGTGCAAAGCCGCCAAGGGTAAGATGGCATATATACCTGCAAAAATTGATACATATCATCCCCTTTTGGATCATGGTAACAGCAAGGAGAAAGACATTCAAATTAGTTAGAAGACTGAGCAACTCACGTTGAATCAAAGACATCAATGCCGGCAGCAACGCCCTGCAAGACCTCCTCTGtgagatagaaagaaaaagctCATTTGCCGATAATTGTGAATGAATAATCACACATTTGACCAAAGGTACAGTTAACTGTTGAAAACATTTTCCTTTAACGGATCTCCCCAAGTTCATAATAACTGGAAAACTgcaatttattagttatttttataaaaaaaaataagaaacacaATGAATTTTCCAACTTTTCAATAGTCCTCAAAAGGTACCACCAACAAGAAACAGAATATCAATAACACAAGAAGGAGCTAAACAGCACCCATCCTACAAGAAAACATAAAGCTAATCAAacaatttacatgaaaaattcTAAATCCAGCTACTTTTTTTccaatttaacaaaataaagggcAGTTACAAAATGTGGAAGAAACTGATGGTAAACCAATACCCAAAACATACAGAGTCCTGAAATTTTTCTTGATAAATTAGGCTGtttatttctgaaaaaaatttcacacaaaaCATTCAAACCATAACAATGTCCTCAGAAGTCTAGATGTATCAACAACAAATTGGTAAGACCACCAGTTTATTATAACAATAACAATGGTAGACCTGTTACCTGGAAGTCCAAGCCCACTGATCAAGCGTGGTTTCTCTTCTTGTAAGATATCCTGAACATTTATATGAGAATTAgatatcaaaaatcaaaatataaatgaagacattttttgttttgatgtaCGAAGTATGAGAATAGGGTTTGATCAAGTTCAGGGGAAAACTGAAGACTCCAGTTCGTGACTTACAGTAACAGCATTGAGGAGAGCAGGACGCTCATCCATGTTCTCTCCAAGCCCAAATCCTCCAATCCAATAACctggagaaaaaaaatattttcatagcAAATTATATAGCAACGCAATTAAATAAGGGTGTTAATaatgacactccaaaaatctcattgtgcactcctctatttttctttctaaatgtataaagtttggagtgcacaaGGAGATTTTAAGAGTTCCAATAACAACGCCCTTTTAATACACCAAACTATTAGAAATATGGGTAAGAAAGAAATCCAAATGAAATTGTTTGGCACTAATTTCCTATTGTTTTGTCATGTTCACAAAAGCTTCAAATGTTTAGAAAATTACAAGAAAACCCAAAGTGGAAGTTCAGTTCCATAAGGGAGTGTTCATTCTCAATTATTATGCTGAAGTTATTAACTGTTATAAATTGTGTTTATTTTTGGTAGTCAGAAGTTTTTGTTAGGTTTCAAATCGTTTTCAATTGATctttaaataaacttagtccaTGTAATTTTGTTTCCTTATCCAAATTTTTTACAGGGTTCTCTTGATTGAACAAATTcgtttttcttgaaaaaaaaaatcaaataagttCTAAGAAACGATGCAACATACAAGTCTGTGATAAGGAAGAAACGAAGAATTATAGAAACCTGATACATTTCGGCTAGCCACCTCTTGGGCACATCTCTCACGTTCATTTACTGAAGACCCACCAACAACAGATCCAATGACAGGTCCACCTGCCTACACTTTGAGCAATATATGTCCATCATTCAGTCTAAACAGAAAAGAGTAAACTCATATTTATATTatcaacaaaaagaagaagaaagaatgctCTATATATTGTAGCacaatttctttttcattttaaaacgtCTAGGTCTGCTAGCAGCACACCAAGTATACAACGCATATGCCAGTGATTGTATAAGCATATATGATGCCACTACCTCTCTAAAATGGGTCCTTCATAATGGCACGACAGGACGGTCTTTTACCTGATTTAGCTCAATGCATTCATCAAGCCATCTTATAGTTCGATCAACCGAGGTCTTGTTCCTCTTATCAGAGACCCATACAGGAACTTCATCTGCCAAAGTGGTCCACATATTGGGCTTCAAGGAAGTAATCAACTCGACATACTCTACGGGTTTCATCTACAAGCACATAAAAAGACTATACAGTCACCACCAACTAACCCGAAATCAACTTATTCCAGAAAGCAAGATGAGGCAATTACCAAATGGCGACCAGAAGGAGTCTCGAAAGATGCTCCAAATTTGTTACTGCTATTACATTCAGGAAGGCATTGAATGGAGTCCCTTGGTATGCACACGAACCCATGTTCGGGCAAGCCGAGCAACTGATGCAGTCCTCCTATTTTTGAAATTGTTTGAGGTGAGGGGACTTCCAAGCTGCAAAGTCAAACAATGCTTGAACTTTTTTCTCACAGACCAATTCCCAAACAGGTGGAATGCAATATCAATGTGGCAAAAGTAGAAACATGGAAAGGCTGGAGGGTATAAATATAATTACTTACAAGTGGAGGGAGCTAACATGGAAGAGACGGGAATCAGGCAaaggaagagaaggaagaagGTCAGGAGGGGTGAACAGGGGCAGGCCCTTTCGGGTGGAGAGGAGAAGAGAAGGGGTCTCTATTGGGGTCGGGCAGCTGCCAAAGTGGAGAACCCCGGTCCGCGCTCTTCCGCCGCTCCATGCCTTCACTGCGAATTTCATATCGACAGAGACAAACAGCTTCGGATTTAGAGTCGGAgagcaggaggaggaggaggaggagttgtTGTAGGGTTTTGCAGAAGTTTGCTCTCTCTTTTGGCGGCAAAAACAAGGGTTTTGTGAGTCCGACCCAATTTTCTTCCATTGGAAAAGTAACATATTTtgggcaaatttttttttcggaattgtatttacattttaaaattttcattctattatttttcattctaattatagaaagtttataatgcaaaatgagatttttagagtaccAATTACAATTCCCTCTATCTAAATTATACGAAGAGTATTgct of the Pyrus communis chromosome 1, drPyrComm1.1, whole genome shotgun sequence genome contains:
- the LOC137713179 gene encoding uncharacterized protein encodes the protein MSLASLTSCSQTLVYYSSSKPPPSPPQHPPPPYSFLTHAHNSPLIPTTLIPVSTLKLSPCSPTLLTNVNWVPRRNRFLPANSADSDAQNESATGENGGNPSTSLLSFLCPLLKLFSGGDPSQERNFTLEVATSSLSTLARFPWGSRSLSNNMDSQEITTLDPPLRLQLFEFEACPFCRRVREALTELDLSVEVYPCPKGSVRHREMVKRFGGKELFPFLIDPNTGISMYESGEIVKYLFQQYGKDRKPSVGLLESTLFTGWMPTILRAGRGLTLWEKASPDPPPKKLELYSYENNPYARIVREALCELELPYILQNVGEGSLRSKLLEASGSKEVPYLIDPNTSTHVGDYKKILSYLFQTYSAATLV